The Tripterygium wilfordii isolate XIE 37 chromosome 5, ASM1340144v1, whole genome shotgun sequence DNA segment CCCATCAGAGCATATGAAGTGGGATAACGAAGATACACCgttaattaaaacaatgaaaggGGCAACTATGGGTTTGGCTGCGGGAACTATTTGGGGGACTGTTCTTGCTACCTGGTATGATGTGCCTCGTGTTGAGAGAAAGGTTGCACTTCCTGGTCTGATAAGGACTTTAAAGATGATGGGAAATTGTGGGGTGAGATTTGCTGCCATTGGAGGAATTTACATCGGTGTTGAGCAGCTGTTGGAGAATTACAGGGTGAAGAAAGACATGATTAATGGAGCTGTAGGTGGTTTTGTTGCTGGTGCTGTTGTTCACGGTTCTAAAGGTGtggattttgttcattttgatgcAAGTTTTCTATTTGGTGAGAGTTGATGTCATTACATTTCTCAAAAGTGGATTGTGTTTGCTATCGCTTCGTTGGAATGgagttatgaaattttattttatatgccCATGTTCAGTTTGTACTGATTTCCAGTTTTGTGTGATACTGATAGTTTTCTCCAAAACAGTTTCTCTTATTTTTGGAGAGGAACTCAGTCTCCAGGGTTTCAGAGTTTGCTAAGGGTCCTGGTTATTAACCGAGTGACTGCTCCTGATTTCCGCTTCAGTTTTCTTCCCCCATTTTGCACTCaccattttttagtttttggaaaaataatcTTAACTGCCTAAGGTCTATGGTTATTTGTGTTGCATAGATCCTAAAGAGCGTGATATTTCACTATTATCTCTGCATAGTCGCTTACTTTTATTTAACTCCTATTGTTAAGTCATTCATTTGAGTCAGTTGAATAATTACTATAAAAATTAGTGAATAGGTTTATGATTTGCTTATTTATCTATTTATTACTTAGCACGTATTAATTGACCAAAGGGTTGAGGCAAAATGTCTGTTGTGTTGTATTTGTATAGTAGAGCCTCACCATTTACTTATGTTGATTGAAAATGTGGGTTGCTGGACATATATTGCTTGGAAGTAACTgagttgtttgtttgtttttctttataaCAAGGAGCAATAAAATGTGAGCAGCACAAGAGTAAGTGTCGCTGAACATGGTCTCGCATTATGTTCGTACTGGATGCATTTTAGGTTAGGACTTTTACTTTTTCGTTTAGTCTGCATGAGTGCGAGGTGATCTATCTATTAACTTGGAGTTCTagtatttattttcttatataGTATGCATGAATGCAAGGTGATCTATGCTCCTAACAAGGAGTTCTAGTATTGTATTTACTTGGTCATCTTTCCTTATCACCATCAgtcattgtttttctttttctgggaTCTTCTAGACATCCAGACAccagtttttactttttttcctcGTCCTTTTCGTACTCGAGCACTCATTTTTTGCTGCTATTGTGTAACTGTTCCTGTCAAGAAAAAACAGAGAACACTGGGTGTCTCTTACAGGTAATTGGATTGCTGGTTTTCATTCAGCCTTATGGGCTATGTCTCTTCAGAGTCCTTGCCTATAATATTCAATCATATTGGTAATGCCGTAATGGTGCCATTTTGATGACAATGGTTAATGTAATCATCCTCTTTGCAGCGAGGAGCATCACGACAGGTATTTGTGCTGGAGCATCTTTTGCAGTGGTTTCTGCAATTATTGATTTAGGGGGTCAAAAGGTATTCCAGGATGATGGTAGCAGGGAATTATACCCTTACAACACCAAGAAAAGATCCATCGCAGATTCATAAGTTGTTGCTGCTGTGATGAAGGAAGAGAAGACACCGGCCACCGGAGTTTCATAACCGTTTCCCAAACTTTCTGTATGTTTTTTGTATTGAGATATCTTCGTACTCTTagtattgtttttctttctcgCCTCAAAATTCCTAGAGCCTTGATGGATTTGAATAAAATTTGCTTTCTCATTCTGTGAAAGTTCTGTTGGAGGTTATGTCTCAGAGACTCTTTTTGAGATGAATGCAGCTTCTATTGTGTTGATTTTACCTGTTGGAATAGTGGTCTGAATTTCATGGTTAAGCTACAACTCCTTGAAAGTACAGATACTGTGACAAGATCCTACATTGGAAAAATTAAGGGAGGAGCGATAATAGATTAGGAAAACCCATAACCTAACACATTTAAAATTGTTTCTTTGGGCCTAAGTAAGGCCCATTATTTGGGCCTAAGTAAGGATGTTGGGCCTGAAAGTATAAATCCGtgagaattttgattcaaagcggacaatatgtTTGAGTTTGTAGAGTTTATCCAGAGTCCAACTCAATTTATATGAAAACAAAAGGTTGGCTAAATAGGTAGAATGTAGATCTAGAGCACATTGTGTCCGTTTG contains these protein-coding regions:
- the LOC119998257 gene encoding outer envelope pore protein 16-3, chloroplastic/mitochondrial gives rise to the protein MDPSEHMKWDNEDTPLIKTMKGATMGLAAGTIWGTVLATWYDVPRVERKVALPGLIRTLKMMGNCGVRFAAIGGIYIGVEQLLENYRVKKDMINGAVGGFVAGAVVHGSKARSITTGICAGASFAVVSAIIDLGGQKVFQDDGSRELYPYNTKKRSIADS